The following coding sequences lie in one Treponema socranskii subsp. buccale genomic window:
- a CDS encoding arginine repressor — protein sequence MAVKERRARLAATEKLIKNNRIESQESLLAHLQKAGYDVTQATLSRDLKLLKVGKMSDGKGGYIYTLEKEEERTEAEKIYIQDFLRGYISIDCSGNIVVIKTFPGHANTVSNALDNMDLDDILGTVAGDNCLFACLREGVNGAKFLKSLRQKIPGLEA from the coding sequence ATGGCTGTAAAAGAAAGGCGTGCGCGGCTTGCCGCGACAGAAAAACTTATTAAAAACAACAGGATCGAAAGTCAGGAATCGCTGCTCGCCCACTTGCAAAAAGCGGGATACGATGTGACGCAGGCGACTCTTTCGCGCGATTTGAAACTGCTCAAAGTCGGAAAAATGAGCGACGGAAAAGGCGGCTATATCTACACGCTCGAAAAAGAAGAAGAGCGCACGGAAGCGGAAAAGATTTACATTCAGGATTTTTTGCGCGGTTATATCAGCATAGACTGTTCGGGCAATATCGTCGTCATTAAAACTTTTCCGGGACACGCGAATACGGTCAGCAACGCGCTCGACAATATGGACTTGGACGATATACTCGGCACCGTTGCAGGCGACAATTGTCTCTTTGCATGTCTTCGCGAAGGGGTAAACGGCGCGAAGTTTTTAAAATCGCTCAGGCAAAAGATTCCGGGACTCGAAGCGTGA
- a CDS encoding endonuclease MutS2, which produces MDASALSELDYFRIRDEASVYCVSEEGKKSFCQRLPLTDEAKIEALKNISRDWSAYNSSSFGIALFSWPPVAPLFSRISVPGASLSVEEFHTLSLFCASVKKLSSSIEGAEKELSIETLSETVRRLPDLAKPASEIARVVASDGELKDLPELREIKTKIANLNKKIQSIMRSYTGNQKLSSALESTVPALRSGHQVLAVKASHRSRIAGIVHEVSQSGQTVYIEPEESVRTGNELLEEEANLQIAVKAILKKLTASLAPYVPLFEAALPSMIAIDEAYARAKWGGEHHATYALPCGKKDALTLLQARHPLLGEKAVPIDVRFMSGKRVLIITGPNTGGKTVTLKTIALFSLLNQSGFPIPAAEGSRLAIFDKVFADIGDGQSIDSSLSTFGSHMKNIARAIAECGEKSLVLLDELGSGTDPQEGAAIGMAVLDALIEKKAFTLVTTHQGVLKNYGWTHESCINASAEFDGKTLAPTYRILMGVPGESRALDIAQKSGLPPSVVEKAREYIAGNTADISALIAGLTAKHAEADALVQDCRRKEAELAERQYVLDAKELENRQKEQELQEAAHEKAEAFLSESRKRLENLVRVIREGEITREKTLAVKRYIDELTEAVASQKKELDEKGEKLSDAQNAFKNITPMPHPKSAKPTKRRVKNAEALRALRSAGNANETKSKAPSFEPGTAVIAGEKRMSGTILSRTGKERFLVQFGSIKIEMKQKDLTPAASLSLSSAPLVTVETNREDAGEHPAFELRLLGLREAEAIAALERQLDLCTIHDFKRFSVIHGKGNGVLQQAVQNYLSHCAGVKAFRFAPPEDGGAGKTYVELH; this is translated from the coding sequence ATGGACGCATCAGCACTTTCCGAGCTCGACTATTTCCGTATCAGAGACGAAGCGTCCGTCTACTGCGTAAGCGAAGAGGGGAAAAAGAGTTTTTGCCAGCGGCTTCCGCTTACGGACGAAGCGAAAATCGAAGCGCTGAAAAATATAAGCCGCGATTGGAGCGCATACAACTCATCTTCGTTCGGAATCGCGCTTTTTTCGTGGCCTCCGGTCGCTCCTCTTTTTTCTCGTATAAGCGTTCCTGGCGCTTCTCTTTCCGTCGAAGAGTTTCACACGCTTTCGCTCTTTTGCGCTTCGGTCAAAAAACTTTCGTCATCCATCGAGGGAGCCGAAAAAGAGCTTTCGATAGAAACGCTTTCCGAAACCGTCCGACGCCTTCCCGATTTAGCGAAGCCCGCGTCCGAGATCGCACGCGTCGTAGCTTCCGACGGAGAGCTGAAAGATCTTCCCGAACTCCGCGAAATAAAAACCAAAATCGCAAACCTCAATAAAAAAATTCAAAGCATCATGCGTTCGTATACGGGAAATCAAAAGCTTTCCTCCGCCCTCGAATCGACGGTGCCCGCTCTCCGTTCGGGTCATCAAGTGCTTGCGGTCAAAGCTTCTCACAGAAGTCGCATTGCGGGTATCGTGCACGAAGTGTCGCAATCGGGGCAAACCGTATACATTGAACCGGAAGAATCGGTTCGGACGGGAAACGAACTGCTCGAAGAAGAGGCGAATCTTCAGATCGCGGTCAAAGCGATTTTGAAAAAGCTTACCGCATCGCTTGCGCCTTATGTGCCCCTATTTGAAGCGGCTCTTCCTTCTATGATCGCGATCGACGAAGCTTATGCGAGGGCGAAATGGGGCGGCGAACACCACGCGACCTATGCGCTTCCCTGCGGAAAAAAAGATGCGCTCACGCTGCTTCAAGCGCGCCATCCCCTGCTCGGAGAAAAAGCGGTGCCGATAGACGTGCGCTTTATGAGCGGAAAAAGAGTTTTAATAATTACGGGGCCGAATACCGGCGGCAAAACGGTTACGCTCAAAACGATAGCGCTCTTTTCGCTTTTGAACCAAAGCGGCTTTCCGATTCCCGCAGCGGAAGGCTCACGTCTTGCGATCTTCGATAAAGTGTTTGCCGACATAGGCGACGGACAATCGATCGACTCGTCGCTTTCGACGTTCGGCTCTCACATGAAAAACATCGCGCGCGCGATCGCCGAATGCGGCGAAAAAAGCCTCGTCCTCCTCGACGAACTCGGAAGCGGTACCGATCCGCAGGAAGGTGCTGCGATCGGCATGGCGGTTCTCGACGCGCTTATCGAAAAAAAAGCGTTTACGCTCGTAACGACGCATCAGGGCGTACTCAAAAATTACGGATGGACGCACGAAAGCTGCATCAACGCGTCGGCCGAGTTCGACGGGAAAACCCTCGCGCCGACTTATCGCATACTCATGGGCGTTCCGGGCGAAAGCCGCGCCCTCGACATCGCGCAAAAAAGCGGTCTCCCTCCTTCCGTCGTCGAAAAAGCGAGAGAGTATATCGCGGGAAATACGGCCGATATTTCCGCCCTTATCGCGGGGCTTACGGCAAAGCACGCCGAAGCCGATGCTCTCGTGCAAGACTGCCGTCGGAAAGAAGCGGAACTTGCGGAAAGACAATACGTTCTCGATGCAAAAGAGCTCGAAAACCGGCAAAAGGAGCAGGAACTGCAAGAGGCGGCGCACGAAAAAGCCGAAGCTTTTCTTTCGGAAAGCCGAAAACGCCTTGAAAATCTCGTTCGCGTCATCAGAGAGGGCGAAATCACGAGGGAAAAAACGCTCGCGGTAAAACGCTATATCGACGAATTGACGGAAGCGGTCGCCTCGCAAAAAAAAGAGCTCGACGAAAAAGGCGAAAAACTTTCCGATGCGCAAAACGCATTTAAAAATATCACTCCGATGCCGCACCCGAAAAGCGCGAAACCGACAAAACGCCGCGTGAAAAACGCCGAAGCGCTCCGCGCGCTCCGAAGCGCGGGCAATGCAAACGAAACGAAAAGCAAAGCGCCGTCTTTTGAACCGGGGACTGCCGTCATTGCAGGTGAAAAACGTATGAGCGGCACGATCCTTTCGCGCACGGGCAAGGAAAGATTTCTCGTACAGTTCGGTTCGATAAAAATCGAAATGAAGCAAAAAGATTTGACGCCCGCCGCTTCGCTCTCGCTTTCATCCGCACCGCTTGTCACCGTCGAAACGAATCGTGAAGATGCGGGCGAACATCCGGCCTTCGAACTGCGTCTTTTGGGACTCCGCGAAGCCGAAGCGATCGCCGCCCTCGAACGGCAGCTCGACCTCTGCACAATTCACGATTTTAAGCGCTTCAGCGTCATACACGGAAAGGGAAACGGCGTGCTGCAGCAGGCGGTGCAAAATTATCTTTCGCACTGTGCGGGCGTAAAAGCGTTCCGTTTTGCACCTCCCGAAGACGGAGGAGCGGGAAAAACCTACGTCGAACTGCATTGA
- a CDS encoding SufB/SufD family protein, giving the protein MTDTLTINNLPTLTWNWLKINSTPFSTDALFSGDGDPRISALPRGVEYERNANADAYRDLETGCGKALGEHFFKDAKASRITVKKGVHAAEPVRIDFDLGDKSATEAFHIIKAEEGAAVTVIMRYESARASSGTQILRTICDAQKDACIHLIKVQLLGDGFVQVDDIGTICAEGGRVEVTQVILGGKETYTGAAGALPAFGGSFKADTAYFCRGGQKLDLNYIVRQIGKKTDCRMTAQGTLQDKAVKTYRGSIDFIKGSEGSTGNEYEEVLLLSPYVVNKSIPLILCGEEDIAGEHGSTIGKLGDDTLFYMQSRGIAKREAEMLMARAKIARVASDIPDEATVEKINAYLDEVLSHE; this is encoded by the coding sequence ATGACCGATACATTGACAATCAACAATCTGCCGACGCTCACGTGGAATTGGCTTAAAATAAATTCGACACCCTTTTCAACCGATGCTCTCTTTTCAGGCGACGGAGATCCCCGCATAAGCGCCCTGCCCCGCGGCGTCGAATACGAGCGAAACGCAAATGCGGATGCCTATCGCGATCTCGAAACGGGCTGCGGAAAAGCGCTCGGAGAGCATTTTTTTAAAGATGCGAAAGCTTCACGCATCACCGTAAAAAAAGGCGTGCACGCTGCAGAGCCCGTCCGTATCGATTTCGATTTGGGCGATAAAAGCGCTACAGAGGCATTCCACATCATCAAAGCTGAAGAAGGAGCCGCCGTAACGGTTATCATGAGATACGAATCGGCGAGAGCTTCATCGGGCACGCAAATTCTTCGCACGATCTGCGACGCGCAAAAAGACGCGTGCATTCACTTGATAAAAGTACAGCTTTTAGGCGACGGTTTTGTACAGGTCGATGACATCGGCACAATATGCGCAGAAGGCGGCCGCGTCGAAGTGACGCAGGTAATTCTCGGCGGAAAAGAAACGTACACGGGAGCTGCAGGAGCGCTTCCTGCTTTCGGCGGCTCGTTCAAAGCCGACACGGCGTACTTTTGCCGAGGCGGGCAAAAACTCGATTTGAATTACATTGTGCGCCAAATCGGCAAAAAAACCGACTGTCGGATGACCGCGCAGGGAACGCTGCAGGACAAAGCGGTAAAAACCTACCGCGGTTCGATCGATTTTATAAAGGGCTCGGAGGGTTCTACGGGAAACGAATACGAAGAAGTGCTTTTGCTCTCTCCCTACGTCGTCAATAAATCGATCCCGCTCATCCTCTGCGGCGAAGAAGACATCGCAGGCGAACACGGTTCGACGATCGGAAAGCTCGGAGACGATACGCTCTTTTATATGCAGTCGCGCGGCATCGCAAAACGGGAAGCGGAAATGCTTATGGCACGCGCAAAAATCGCACGTGTCGCCTCAGACATCCCCGACGAAGCGACGGTCGAAAAAATCAACGCGTATTTGGACGAGGTGCTTTCACATGAATGA
- the sufB gene encoding Fe-S cluster assembly protein SufB yields MSEVIDRNSAAKIDIDTSMYDFRYDEKDFYRNDPGLTEETVLKLSKDKNDPEWMRDFRLASLKIYNEMPVPNWGPDISGLHIEHIATYVRPNTKMKNNWEEVPEDIKETFEKLGIPEAERTSLAGVGAQYDSELVYHNIRDEVAKQGVVYSDFESALRGEYADIVKEHFMRLIPPRAHKFAALHGAVWSGGSFVYVPKGVHLSFPLQSYFRLNAKGAGQFEHTLIIVDEGADLHFIEGCSAPKYNVANLHAGAVELYVAKNAHLRYSTIENWSKNMYNLNTKRARVEEGGAVEWISGSFGSHISYLYPESDLVGERARAEFTGVTFAGSGQNLDTGAKMVHSAPHTSSVITTKSISKGGGVSTYRSAIYIDKKAHGSKASVSCESLMLDPNSRSDTVPAMEIHTDDADVGHEAKIGRISGDAIFYLMSRGIPEDEARSMIVSGFANPVSKELPLEYAVEMNNLIRLEMKGTL; encoded by the coding sequence ATGAGCGAAGTCATAGACAGAAATTCCGCCGCAAAAATCGATATCGACACGTCGATGTACGATTTTCGCTACGATGAAAAAGATTTTTACCGAAACGATCCGGGCTTGACCGAAGAAACCGTTTTAAAACTTTCAAAAGACAAAAACGATCCCGAGTGGATGAGAGATTTCCGTCTCGCCTCTCTTAAAATCTATAACGAAATGCCCGTGCCGAACTGGGGGCCGGACATAAGCGGTTTGCACATCGAACACATCGCGACCTACGTGCGCCCGAATACGAAGATGAAAAACAATTGGGAAGAAGTCCCCGAAGACATAAAAGAAACCTTCGAAAAGCTCGGCATCCCCGAAGCGGAGCGCACTTCGCTTGCGGGCGTCGGCGCACAGTACGACAGCGAACTCGTTTACCACAATATACGCGACGAAGTTGCAAAGCAGGGTGTCGTCTATTCAGATTTCGAAAGCGCGCTCAGGGGCGAATACGCGGACATCGTTAAAGAGCACTTTATGCGCCTGATTCCTCCGCGCGCACACAAATTCGCAGCCCTCCACGGAGCGGTGTGGTCGGGCGGTTCGTTCGTGTACGTGCCCAAAGGCGTTCACCTCTCCTTTCCGCTGCAGTCGTATTTCCGCTTAAACGCGAAGGGAGCCGGCCAATTCGAACACACGCTCATCATCGTCGATGAAGGAGCCGATCTGCACTTTATCGAAGGGTGTTCGGCGCCGAAATACAATGTCGCAAACCTGCACGCGGGAGCCGTCGAACTCTACGTCGCAAAAAACGCGCACCTGCGCTATTCGACGATCGAAAACTGGTCGAAAAACATGTACAACCTAAACACGAAACGCGCACGGGTCGAAGAAGGAGGCGCGGTCGAATGGATATCCGGTTCTTTCGGCTCACACATTTCCTATCTCTACCCCGAAAGCGATTTGGTCGGCGAACGAGCGAGAGCCGAATTCACGGGCGTCACCTTTGCGGGAAGCGGCCAAAACCTCGACACGGGTGCGAAGATGGTGCACAGCGCGCCGCATACGTCGAGCGTCATTACGACAAAATCGATTTCAAAAGGCGGCGGCGTAAGCACATACCGCTCGGCCATCTATATCGATAAAAAAGCGCACGGCAGCAAAGCATCCGTTTCGTGCGAATCGCTCATGCTCGATCCGAACTCGCGAAGCGATACCGTACCCGCTATGGAAATTCACACCGACGACGCGGACGTCGGCCACGAAGCGAAGATCGGACGTATTTCGGGCGACGCGATTTTTTACCTCATGTCGCGCGGTATTCCCGAAGACGAAGCGAGAAGCATGATCGTCAGCGGGTTTGCAAATCCCGTCAGCAAAGAATTGCCGCTCGAATACGCCGTAGAAATGAACAATCTCATCCGCCTCGAAATGAAAGGCACTCTGTAA
- a CDS encoding aminotransferase class V-fold PLP-dependent enzyme, whose amino-acid sequence MNDFRNDFPFFSNEKNKDIIYFDNAATSQRPRRVIDAIRHFYEENNANPLRGLYDLSVRATEAYENARHTVARFINAAEDAEVIFTRNASESLNLVAYTYGMANIRKGDEIAVSIMEHHSNILPWQMVAKAKGAKLVYLECDKGSGVISDEEIAAKIGSRTKLVAVAHVSNVLGITNDIEKIAKAAHKAGAVIVADGAQAVPHIKTDVRALDADFYAFSAHKLTGPTGCGVLYGKKSILENMPPFLRGGEMIEYVTREDATWAPLPAKFEAGTVNAGGAVGLEAAVKYIESVGYDYITKHDNALASCLIEGLKEIPHVHLIGNPDGNRHCGIVTFTIDGVHPHDIATVLDTERIAIRAGHHCAQPLGAYLGVPATARASVYFYNTEDEAAVFLSKVKNIRSWMGFKD is encoded by the coding sequence ATGAATGATTTTCGAAACGATTTTCCGTTTTTTTCTAATGAAAAAAATAAAGACATCATCTATTTCGACAACGCGGCGACCTCTCAGCGGCCGCGCCGAGTCATCGATGCGATAAGGCATTTTTACGAAGAAAACAATGCGAATCCGCTTCGCGGCCTCTACGATTTAAGCGTGCGCGCAACCGAAGCCTACGAAAATGCCCGACATACCGTCGCCCGTTTTATCAACGCGGCGGAAGATGCCGAAGTGATCTTTACGCGGAACGCGAGCGAATCGCTGAACCTCGTCGCCTATACCTACGGTATGGCGAATATACGAAAAGGCGACGAAATCGCCGTTTCGATCATGGAACACCATTCGAATATCCTTCCGTGGCAAATGGTCGCAAAAGCGAAGGGTGCAAAGCTCGTGTATTTGGAATGCGATAAGGGAAGCGGCGTCATCTCCGACGAAGAAATCGCGGCAAAGATCGGAAGCCGCACAAAGCTCGTCGCCGTCGCACACGTGAGCAACGTGCTCGGTATCACAAACGATATCGAAAAGATTGCAAAGGCGGCTCACAAAGCGGGTGCCGTCATCGTCGCGGACGGCGCGCAAGCCGTACCGCACATCAAAACCGACGTACGCGCTCTCGATGCGGACTTTTACGCGTTCAGCGCACATAAACTCACCGGCCCCACAGGCTGCGGCGTTTTGTACGGAAAAAAATCGATCCTCGAAAATATGCCGCCCTTTTTGCGCGGCGGAGAGATGATCGAATACGTTACGAGAGAAGACGCGACGTGGGCGCCTCTCCCGGCAAAATTCGAAGCGGGTACGGTAAATGCGGGCGGAGCGGTAGGTCTTGAAGCCGCCGTCAAATACATCGAATCGGTCGGCTACGATTACATAACGAAGCACGACAACGCGCTCGCCTCGTGCCTCATCGAAGGCCTAAAAGAGATTCCGCACGTGCACCTTATCGGAAATCCCGACGGAAACCGGCACTGCGGCATCGTAACCTTTACGATAGACGGCGTGCACCCGCACGACATCGCAACCGTGCTCGACACGGAACGCATCGCGATCAGGGCGGGACACCACTGTGCTCAGCCGCTCGGTGCCTACCTCGGCGTTCCCGCAACGGCGCGCGCAAGCGTCTACTTTTACAACACCGAAGACGAAGCCGCCGTTTTTTTAAGCAAAGTAAAAAACATCCGTTCGTGGATGGGATTTAAAGACTGA
- a CDS encoding DUF5312 domain-containing protein yields MFKDGTFGNSFDKLVSGISAEERRFLLEKLKKENLAAPPETLEPVEVEISDTRTLEARIQTEPLFYRFMLWLRSLFTTQSRETLYNKDFIADTAHKTARAHPGLIDFSHSVLESVFYEKLKDLHDCASFFKPHLAVVYDALGEFYVFLSTFIAPEIAEHIDNEADPYTISFDRPLTNELRVSLMRKLDAVVRDISRESKAAMYEAVRSTEWLRQFTALPYLHFIAQFTAIASSSHTCPFANALVDYAAFARVLSNGVPISNELLQCIFFFVRKKTMRAISLDIDAENALREFLTKSASMLSGIRMFMGTVPIVALGRIIYGNCTWFPDAFGGAEDWMIKFRGQWKAAFDERWNAWLADRKKHQLLDTLTAYFDLKEFPELPYRPWTSLWGGIPFRCETTAGFLAWFAAHKYQDAIPTLTTLMLEGIFLKNENRIEFSEAVNDFSAVNKKIEAFADSLSPRGTRGIVFEDTAAEHLRSLQGQARIDSLMIRMEGEVRTLARTFCSSCRTIENIFSGIFNESKSGEYDALQNLMTIQGRENQDFRDKMLDVRNLLQNAFKLLAEIEPFDLPSEASSGTAGRQ; encoded by the coding sequence ATGTTCAAAGACGGAACATTCGGCAATTCTTTTGATAAACTCGTTTCAGGTATAAGCGCCGAAGAACGTCGGTTTTTACTTGAAAAGCTGAAAAAAGAAAACCTTGCCGCACCGCCCGAAACGCTTGAACCTGTCGAAGTCGAAATATCGGATACGAGAACGCTGGAAGCGCGCATACAAACCGAACCGCTTTTTTATCGCTTTATGTTGTGGCTGCGATCTTTATTTACAACGCAAAGCCGGGAAACGCTCTACAACAAAGATTTTATCGCGGACACGGCACATAAAACGGCACGGGCACATCCGGGTCTCATCGATTTTTCTCACAGCGTTTTGGAATCGGTCTTTTATGAAAAACTTAAAGACCTTCACGACTGCGCGTCCTTTTTTAAACCCCATCTCGCCGTAGTCTACGATGCACTCGGCGAATTTTATGTGTTTTTAAGCACTTTTATCGCACCCGAAATTGCCGAACACATCGACAATGAAGCCGATCCGTATACGATTTCGTTCGACCGTCCGCTGACAAATGAACTTCGCGTTTCGCTCATGCGAAAACTCGACGCCGTCGTACGCGATATTTCAAGAGAATCGAAAGCTGCAATGTATGAAGCGGTACGCAGTACCGAATGGCTCAGGCAGTTTACCGCCCTGCCCTATCTCCACTTTATCGCACAATTTACCGCAATTGCATCGAGCTCTCATACCTGCCCCTTTGCGAACGCCCTCGTCGATTACGCCGCTTTTGCCCGTGTACTTTCGAACGGTGTTCCGATTTCAAACGAACTCCTGCAATGCATCTTTTTCTTTGTACGAAAAAAAACGATGAGAGCGATTTCACTCGATATCGATGCGGAAAATGCACTGCGGGAATTTTTAACGAAATCTGCGTCAATGCTTTCGGGAATACGAATGTTTATGGGAACCGTTCCCATCGTTGCGCTCGGGCGCATCATATACGGAAACTGCACGTGGTTTCCCGATGCATTCGGAGGAGCGGAAGACTGGATGATAAAATTCCGCGGACAGTGGAAAGCGGCCTTTGACGAGAGATGGAATGCATGGCTTGCGGACAGAAAAAAACATCAGCTTCTCGATACGCTTACGGCATACTTCGATCTCAAAGAATTTCCCGAACTGCCCTATCGTCCGTGGACTTCGTTGTGGGGCGGCATTCCCTTCCGCTGCGAAACAACGGCGGGATTTTTAGCGTGGTTCGCCGCACATAAATATCAGGATGCGATCCCGACGCTTACGACGTTGATGCTCGAAGGAATATTTTTAAAAAATGAAAACCGTATCGAGTTTTCCGAAGCGGTCAACGATTTTTCGGCGGTAAACAAAAAAATCGAAGCGTTTGCCGACTCGCTTTCACCGCGCGGTACAAGGGGAATCGTATTCGAAGATACGGCAGCGGAACATCTGCGCTCGCTGCAGGGACAGGCGCGCATCGATTCTCTCATGATCAGGATGGAAGGCGAAGTCCGCACCCTCGCACGTACATTCTGTTCGTCCTGCCGTACTATCGAAAATATCTTTTCAGGTATCTTTAACGAAAGTAAAAGCGGCGAATACGATGCCTTGCAAAATCTTATGACGATCCAAGGACGGGAAAATCAGGATTTCCGGGATAAAATGCTCGACGTGCGAAACCTGCTGCAAAACGCGTTCAAACTTCTGGCGGAAATAGAACCCTTCGATCTGCCGAGTGAAGCATCTTCCGGTACGGCAGGCAGACAATGA
- a CDS encoding polyphenol oxidase family protein, protein MKHITLACPDRYAIQPFYAGGNPLIGDAFRWGMTLKKAGSMRFRWDETNEARDALLKEIVSKRSDFQENVRYEIVPLELIHSKTVYAVSSAGDTYGLQGDGILTVNALLMPVVTAADCMPIFFYERECGVFGVVHSGWKGTGIVSEAINMIKKIYKGNPRRISVALGPHIRNCCYIVDEERASYFKKNFCEDCVSEYDGTKRYRLSLEKANLFLLEKAGILDENVVICDDCTKCDDRFGSFRRETGGDIKKTFTVQAAFCGRIG, encoded by the coding sequence ATGAAACACATCACCCTCGCCTGCCCGGATCGCTACGCCATACAACCTTTTTATGCGGGCGGAAACCCCCTTATCGGTGATGCGTTTCGCTGGGGCATGACGCTCAAAAAGGCGGGAAGCATGCGATTCCGATGGGATGAAACGAATGAAGCGCGCGATGCTCTTCTAAAAGAAATCGTTTCAAAGCGAAGCGATTTTCAGGAAAACGTTCGGTACGAAATCGTTCCGCTCGAACTCATCCATTCAAAAACCGTATACGCAGTCTCTTCCGCAGGCGATACTTACGGCTTGCAGGGCGACGGCATATTGACGGTAAACGCACTGCTCATGCCGGTCGTTACGGCAGCGGACTGTATGCCGATATTTTTTTATGAACGCGAATGCGGCGTATTCGGCGTCGTTCATTCGGGATGGAAGGGAACGGGCATCGTCAGCGAAGCGATAAACATGATAAAAAAGATATACAAAGGAAATCCGCGCCGCATTTCGGTCGCACTCGGACCTCATATACGAAACTGCTGTTATATCGTTGACGAAGAACGCGCTTCGTATTTTAAAAAGAACTTTTGTGAAGACTGTGTAAGCGAATACGACGGGACAAAACGCTACCGGCTTTCGCTTGAAAAAGCGAATCTTTTTCTCCTCGAAAAAGCAGGCATACTCGATGAAAACGTCGTCATATGCGACGACTGTACGAAATGCGACGATCGCTTCGGCTCGTTCAGGCGGGAAACCGGAGGGGATATAAAAAAGACTTTTACCGTGCAGGCGGCTTTTTGCGGGCGGATCGGGTAA
- the rsgA gene encoding ribosome small subunit-dependent GTPase A — MQGTVVDGTNNFFTVRCTDGKPRSCSLKGKILKSEDRFYNPLAPGDIVEVETDKLDSSKGQILSLVPRKNSFVRWNVKRKCPQLLAANLDFIVLVTTPDEPPFRPRFIDRELAQAECQNLEPIIVCNKCDLAAGDDIDFQARAKIWEDLGYAVLYVSAKTGAGLDALARFLSGRVAAFVGQSGVGKSSLINALAGNEALRTGDLSRKYERGAHTTTKGSLNTIAIDKRFTGREGDEASIIDTPGIRRFVLHDIAAEDLALYFREFKPIVGSCTFGMSCTHTAEPGCKILEAVYAGVITEERYESWMRIKDEIKSQSWED; from the coding sequence ATGCAGGGAACGGTCGTCGACGGAACGAATAATTTTTTTACGGTGCGCTGCACTGACGGAAAACCGCGCTCGTGTTCGCTCAAAGGAAAGATATTAAAAAGCGAAGACCGGTTTTACAACCCGCTTGCTCCCGGCGACATTGTGGAAGTCGAAACCGATAAGCTCGATTCTTCGAAGGGGCAGATACTCTCGCTCGTGCCGCGTAAAAACTCGTTTGTGCGCTGGAACGTCAAACGCAAATGTCCGCAGCTTCTTGCGGCGAATCTCGATTTTATCGTTTTGGTGACGACGCCCGACGAACCGCCGTTTCGCCCGCGTTTTATCGACCGCGAACTCGCGCAAGCCGAATGTCAAAATCTCGAACCGATTATCGTATGTAATAAATGCGACCTCGCAGCCGGTGACGACATCGATTTTCAAGCGAGAGCGAAAATATGGGAAGACCTCGGATATGCGGTATTGTATGTTTCGGCAAAAACGGGTGCGGGTCTCGATGCATTGGCGCGCTTTCTTTCAGGACGCGTTGCAGCCTTTGTCGGGCAGTCGGGCGTCGGAAAGTCGAGCCTTATAAACGCGCTTGCGGGAAACGAAGCGCTCCGCACGGGAGATTTAAGCCGAAAATACGAGCGCGGCGCTCATACGACGACGAAGGGTTCGCTCAATACGATCGCCATCGATAAGCGCTTTACCGGACGAGAGGGAGATGAGGCTTCGATCATCGATACGCCGGGTATCCGCCGCTTTGTGCTGCACGACATTGCAGCGGAAGATTTGGCGCTTTATTTTCGCGAGTTCAAACCGATCGTCGGCAGCTGTACATTCGGCATGAGCTGTACGCATACGGCGGAGCCCGGCTGCAAAATCCTCGAAGCCGTGTACGCGGGCGTCATCACCGAAGAACGCTATGAAAGCTGGATGCGTATAAAGGATGAAATAAAATCGCAAAGCTGGGAAGATTAA
- the sufU gene encoding Fe-S cluster assembly sulfur transfer protein SufU produces the protein METKELYREILNEHNLNPAHKKPMARPSLVLNGINPSCGDNITLSLQIDDDGTITDGSFTGSGCAISQASVDMMLDLVIGKNKTEALRLANIFMNMIKGDASTSDIEQLDEAAALEDVSKMPARVKCAVLGWRTMMEMFDKNKSVGSGSATHCDNCTQKTACTKG, from the coding sequence ATGGAAACGAAAGAACTCTATCGTGAAATTCTCAACGAACACAATTTAAATCCCGCGCACAAAAAGCCGATGGCTCGCCCGTCTCTCGTTTTAAACGGCATCAATCCGAGCTGCGGGGACAATATCACGCTCAGTTTGCAGATCGATGATGACGGAACGATCACCGACGGCTCTTTTACGGGAAGCGGCTGCGCCATCTCCCAAGCGTCGGTCGATATGATGCTCGATCTCGTCATCGGAAAAAATAAAACCGAAGCGCTCCGCCTCGCAAACATCTTTATGAATATGATAAAAGGCGATGCGAGCACATCCGACATAGAACAACTCGACGAAGCGGCCGCCCTCGAAGACGTTTCGAAAATGCCCGCGCGCGTCAAATGCGCCGTGCTCGGCTGGCGGACGATGATGGAAATGTTCGACAAAAACAAATCCGTCGGAAGCGGCAGCGCGACGCATTGCGACAACTGTACGCAAAAAACCGCATGTACGAAAGGATAA